The following proteins come from a genomic window of Lolium rigidum isolate FL_2022 chromosome 5, APGP_CSIRO_Lrig_0.1, whole genome shotgun sequence:
- the LOC124656119 gene encoding pentatricopeptide repeat-containing protein At4g26680, mitochondrial-like: MPALRPLPLPHFTLPPLAGEDLAFVTALRSHLSSSPPPAPSSLSRFLPQLNPLRLTHLLLSPPRAPRNLIASLLPSPPPPLPFALLLHSLPPRRASDLLSSLLPSLPHHTFPDLLHHLVLTARLAGHAAAVPTIDVLFSTCARRNKLSHATLTFRAMRAHGLLPRVESCNVFISAALRLKRPEIAVSFFREMRRCRVSPNVYTANMLLRAFCDLGRVADAAKVLDEMPDWGIDRTVVSFNTLIAAYCGDPGGLEHALELKKKMEREGLPPNDVTYNTLIHGLCNKKRMQHANRLLSEMREMRVTPNTVTYNTLIYGYVILGDNGAASRVHEEMVTNRVELSIVTYNALILGLCQDGKIKKAEHLVQQLDRQKLEPNASTFSALIIGQCKAHNSERALQLLNAMKNTGFHPNYDIYKMVISTFCKNKDSQGAVDVMKDLLSRCMAPDKVLLHEFFDHLSVAKKLHLALDLQLADKGARFIPAVYYTGDYRNKGEEENTC; the protein is encoded by the coding sequence ATGCCGGCGCTGCGCCCACTTCCGCTGCCGCACTTCACCCTcccgccgctcgccggcgaggacctCGCCTTCGTTACCGCCCTCCGCTCGCacctctcctcctcgccgccgcccgcgccatcCTCCCTCTCCCGCTTCCTGCCCCAGCTCAACCCCCTCCGCCTcacccacctcctcctctctCCGCCCCGGGCGCCTCGCAACCTCATCGCCTCcctcctcccctcgccgccgcccccgctccccttcgctctcctcctccactccCTCCCCCCGCGCCGCGCTTCCGACCTCCTCTCCTCCCTGCTCCCCTCCCTGCCGCACCACACCTTCCcggacctcctccaccacctcgtcctcaccgcccgcctcgccggccacgccGCCGCGGTGCCGACCATCGACGTGCTCTTCTCCACCTGCGCGCGCCGAAACAAGCTCTCTCACGCCACGCTCACCTTCCGCGCCATGCGCGCGCACGGCCTGCTCCCGCGGGTCGAGTCCTGCAACGTCTTCATCTCCGCCGCGCTCCGCCTCAAGCGCCCCGAGATCGCCGTGTCCTTCTTCCGGGAGATGCGCCGCTGCCGTGTCTCGCCCAACGTGTACACGGCCAACATGCTGCTCCGTGCATTCTGCGACCTGGGGCGGGTCGCCGACGCCGCCAAGGTGCTTGACGAAATGCCGGATTGGGGCATTGACAGGACGGTGGTCAGCTTCAACACCTTGATCGCTGCTTACTGCGGTGACCCTGGGGGCCTCGAGCATGCgctggagctgaagaagaagatggAGCGGGAGGGGCTGCCGCCCAACGACGTAACCTACAACACGCTCATCCACGGACTGTGCAACAAGAAGAGGATGCAGCACGCGAACCGGCTGCTGAGCGAGATGAGGGAGATGAGGGTCACGCCGAACACAGTAACGTACAACACGCTGATTTACGGGTACGTCATACTTGGCGATAACGGGGCGGCGTCGAGGGTCCACGAAGAGATGGTCACGAACAGAGTGGAGCTTAGTATCGTGACGTACAACGCGCTCATTCTTGGTCTTTGCCAGGACGGGAAGATAAAGAAGGCCGAGCATCTGGTCCAGCAGCTTGACAGGCAAAAGCTTGAACCTAATGCTTCGACGTTCTCGGCACTGATTATTGGGCAATGCAAGGCGCACAATTCAGAACGAGCGCTGCAGCTGTTGAATGCGATGAAAAATACTGGCTTCCATCCCAACTATGACATTTATAAGATGGTTATCTCTACTTTCTGCAAGAATAAGGATTCTCAAGGAGCAGTGGATGTGATGAAGGACTTGCTCAGTAGGTGCATGGCTCCTGACAAGGTCTTGCTGCATGAATTCTTTGATCATCTCTCAGTGGCCAAAAAACTCCACCTGGCACTAGATTTGCAGTTAGCTGATAAAGGTGCAAGGTTTATTCCTGCTGTCTACTATACTGGTGATTACAGGAACAAGGGCGAAGAGGAAAACACATGTTAA